A genomic stretch from Lathyrus oleraceus cultivar Zhongwan6 chromosome 2, CAAS_Psat_ZW6_1.0, whole genome shotgun sequence includes:
- the LOC127123822 gene encoding uncharacterized protein LOC127123822 produces MHLPFGSDSNHVSGLWVYGEFLSVCSMNDTNDTIEIWVMKEYKVNSSWIRTLVLPVDLINSPNQDLIPLCCTKSGDIIGIDENNGLVKYDKNGQFLERRSYFDYDLRSKATMYIEATMHIDSLLSLPGDGDNEQKKNEV; encoded by the coding sequence ATGCATTTGCCATTTGGTTCTGACAGTAATCATGTATCTGGTTTGTGGGTATATGGAGAATTTCTCAGTGTATGTAGTATGAATGATACTAATGATACCATTGAAATATGGGTGATGAAAGAATACAAAGTGAACTCCTCTTGGATTAGGACTCTTGTTCTTCCGGTTGATCTCATTAATTCCCCTAACCAGGACCTTATTCCATTGTGTTGTACAAAAAGTGGTGATATTATTGGGATAGATGAAAACAATGGATTAGTGAAGTACGATAAAAATGGACAATTTCTAGAGCGACGATCTTATTTTGATTATGATCTTAGATCTAAAGCAACTATGTATATAGAAGCAACTATGCATATAGATTCTCTGCTTTCACTCCCTGGTGATGGTGACAACGAGCAAAAGAAGAATGAGGTTTGA